The Polyodon spathula isolate WHYD16114869_AA chromosome 23, ASM1765450v1, whole genome shotgun sequence genome has a window encoding:
- the LOC121297682 gene encoding tripartite motif-containing protein 54-like: protein MDSLERQLICPVCLELLTRPVVILPCQHNLCRKCANDIFQARGILVETGGRFRCPSCCHEVVLDKHGVYSLQRNLLVESIIDIYKQESSNSRPRSKPAGHLTCEEHEEEKMNIYCISCQVPTCSLCKVFGTHEHCQVAQLQDVYKQQKSELGDGIRCLISANDRAQAVITHLEDTCRNVVDNCKRQKQMLCEKFDHMNAILEQSQKIMVQRINYEQEEKTGHTRTLMRTCREHIEATSKQVETGQKAMKEPQMAAFMQNARILIEKMSEAVKDFTPEELQSGYENMNHYQVDFNAQERALSQLDFIKIEQKNVPEEPEQGCGEDSENTAAKCDQLKEAGERRAQAESSIDLKKKEATDTDGASALQAAALFFSILALVIFLQSLWRRIEYTACTYLAKLDGV from the exons ATGGACAGCCTGGAGAGGCAGCTGATTTGCCCAGTCTGTCTGGAGCTCCTCACTAGACCCGTGGTAATACTGCCCTGCCAGCACAACTTGTGCCGCAAGTGTGCCAATGACATATTTCAG GCTCGAGGGATCTTGGTGGAGACAGGGGGCAGGTTCCGGTGCCCATCCTGCTGTCATGAGGTGGTCCTGGACAAGCATGGAGTCTACAGCCTGCAGCGGAACCTGTTGGTGGAGAGCATCATTGACATCTACAAGCAAGAGTCTTCCAA CTCGAGACCCCGGTCAAAGCCTGCAGGCCACCTTACCTGTGAAGAGCATGAAGAAGAAAAGATGAACATCTACTGCATCTCCTGCCAGGTGCCCACCTGCTCCCTCTGCAAGGTGTTCGGCACACACGAGCACTGCCAGGTCGCCCAGCTGCAAGATGTTTACAAACAGCAGAAG TCTGAACTTGGTGATGGCATCAGGTGTCTCATCTCTGCCAACGATAGAGCCCAGGCGGTCATCACTCACTTGGAAGACACTTGCAGAAACGTTGTG GATAACTGCAAAAGACAGAAGCAGATGCTATGTGAGAAGTTTGACCACATGAACGCCATCCTGGAGCAGAGCCAGAAGATCATGGTGCAGAGAATCAACTATGAGCAGGAAGAGAAGACTGGCCACACGCGGACTCTGATGAGGACCTGTAGGGAGCACATTGAGGCCACTTCCAAGCAAGTGGAGACGGGCCAGAAGGCCATGAAGGAGCCCCAGATGGCCGCCTTCATGCAG aatgCAAGGATTCTGATTGAAAA AATGTCAGAGGCCGTGAAAGACTTCACGCCGGAGGAGCTGCAGTCTGGCTATGAGAACATGAATCACTACCAGGTGGACTTCAATGCACAGGAGAGAGCTCTCTCCCAGCTAGACTTCATAAAAA TTGAGCAGAAGAATGTCCCCGAGGAGCCTGAACAGGGTTGTGGGGAGGACTCTGAGAACACAGCTGCCAAGTGCGATCAGCTCAAGGAAGCAGGTGAGAGGAGAGCCCAGGCAGAGAGCTCCATAGACCTCAAGAAAAAGGAGGCCACTGACACTGATGGGGCAAGCGCACTGCAG GCAGCAGCCCTCTTTTTTTCCATTCTGGCACTGGTGATCTTCCTTCAAAGCCTCTGGAGACGCATTGAATACACAGCTTGTACTTACTTGGCAAAGCTGGATGGAGTTTGA